A genomic window from Methanovulcanius yangii includes:
- a CDS encoding asparagine synthase C-terminal domain-containing protein: MTDDFSLTGWIERNGRVMTRADIADALSEGYGWLRECGGEFYLSWDDGCARDWMGIIQGGCGPGEIVVDGTVIGTVHPDPPALPLADAIETAVRLRNTEGVVAFSGGVDSALIAAIADLPCVTVGLEGSHDLLHAARVAEEIGIDHTSVIVSPDEVEPALKAVAEIIPRMSPVDASIAATLFFVARWAGENGHRRILAGQGADELFGGYARYLETDDIEALFRQDFEGLRIQGARDQAVAGLFGCTLSCPYLDVRVVRAAHAIPAAERVFGGVRKRPLRLVARHYLPAEIACHEKKAMQYGSGIWKVIRRCARNNGYKNSVQGYINQLTRA, encoded by the coding sequence ATGACGGATGATTTTTCGCTGACCGGCTGGATCGAACGAAACGGCAGGGTCATGACACGGGCCGATATTGCAGACGCTCTGAGTGAAGGGTATGGCTGGCTCAGGGAATGCGGCGGAGAGTTCTATCTTTCATGGGACGACGGCTGCGCCCGCGACTGGATGGGCATCATCCAGGGCGGGTGCGGCCCGGGTGAGATCGTCGTCGACGGAACGGTGATCGGCACGGTACATCCCGACCCGCCGGCACTGCCCCTCGCGGATGCCATCGAAACGGCTGTCCGTCTGCGAAACACCGAAGGGGTGGTTGCCTTCTCCGGCGGGGTGGACTCCGCACTCATCGCCGCTATTGCAGACCTCCCCTGCGTGACGGTCGGTCTCGAAGGATCGCATGACCTTCTGCACGCCGCACGTGTCGCCGAGGAGATCGGCATTGATCACACCAGCGTCATCGTATCCCCGGACGAGGTCGAACCGGCACTGAAGGCGGTCGCGGAGATCATCCCGAGAATGTCGCCCGTCGATGCCTCCATCGCGGCCACCCTCTTCTTCGTGGCACGATGGGCAGGGGAGAACGGCCATCGCCGCATCCTCGCGGGGCAGGGTGCCGATGAACTCTTCGGAGGCTATGCACGATATCTCGAGACAGACGATATCGAGGCCCTCTTCCGGCAGGACTTTGAAGGGCTTCGTATTCAGGGGGCACGGGACCAGGCAGTCGCCGGTCTCTTCGGGTGCACCCTTTCCTGCCCCTATCTCGATGTTCGGGTTGTGCGCGCTGCCCATGCCATTCCTGCCGCAGAACGGGTCTTCGGCGGGGTGAGAAAACGCCCGCTGCGTCTGGTCGCACGGCACTATCTGCCCGCAGAGATTGCCTGTCACGAAAAAAAGGCAATGCAGTACGGCAGTGGCATATGGAAAGTCATCCGTCGATGTGCACGTAACAATGGTTATAAAAATTCCGTGCAAGGGTACATAAACCAATTAACCAGGGCCTGA